Genomic segment of Petrotoga mexicana DSM 14811:
ATTTCAAACACTAAAAAAGCAAAAAGCATTCATTTGGACGTTGATCAATTACTTTTACTCATAGAAACTTCTATAAAAAACACTAAAGACATCGATCAAAAGGAATTATTAACCCAAGCCCAAAAAATATTGTCTTCTCCTAAAACAGAGTTTACAGAGGACGACCTAGAAGTACTTCAAAAAGCCTTAAGCATTATCACAAAAGAAAGCAAAGATAGTAAGGGTAGCAATAGTGAAATACCTTTAGAAGGTTTAATTAAGCATTCTAAATCCACAAAAGAAACTCCCCCCACGCTGTCACAAAACAGCCTTGATTCAAAAGGTTCACAAGAAACCAATCAAATTCTTCAATCCGACATTCGAAAATTGTTACAGTTAACAGAAGAAAGCTTAGAAAGTGTAAAAAACAAAGATGAAATCAATACATTAGAGCAAGCCCAAAAAATATTATCTTCTCCTAAAACAAAATTTACAAGGTCTGAACTAGAGACATTACAAAAAGCATTTAGCATTATCATAAAAGAAAACAAAGTCATTCAGAGTAGTAATAGTGAAGAAAGTAAGGCTAATAAAAGTCAAATACCTTCAGAAGGTTTAATTAAGCCTTCTAAATTTACAGAAAAAGATCCCACCATTATGTTACAAAGAAAACTTCCTTCAAATGGTTCCCAAAGAACCAACCAAATTGTCAACTCTGATATCCGAGAATTATTATCTACAATACAAGAAAGCTCAAAAAATACAGAAAACAAAAACGAATTCAACAAAAGCGCTAATGGCATCGATGGCAAAGAATTATTAAATCAAGCCCAAGAAACAGGGGCTCCAACTAAAATCCAGTTTACAGAAGAAGATAAAAGAGAGTTATTAATTCAGGCACAAAAAATATTATCTTCTCCTAAAACTGAGTTTACAAAGGCTGAACTAGAGACATTACAAAAAGCCTTAAGCATAATCATAAAAGAAATTAAAGATAGTCAGCCCATTAACAATGAACTACCTTCAGAAGGTTTAATTAAGCATTCTAAATTTACAGAAAAAGATCCCACCATTTTGTCACAAAACAGCCTCGATTCAAAAGCTTCACAAGAAGCCGATCAGATTGTCAACCCTGATATCCAAAAATTATTACAATTAATAGAAGAAAGCTCAAAAAATACAGAAAACAAAGATGAAATCAATTTAGAAGAAGCCCAGAAAATACTAATTTCTTCGAAACCTGAACTCACGAAAGAAGATAAAAGAGAGTTGTTAATTCAAGCTCAAAAAATATTGTCTTCTCCTAAAACAGAGTTTACAAAGGCTGAACTAGAGACATTACAAAAAGCCTTAAGCATAATCATAAAAGAAAATAAAGTCATTCAGAGTAGTGATAGTGAAGAAAGTAAGGCTAATAAAAGTCAAATACCTTCAGAAGGTTTAATTAAGCATTCTAATTCCATAGAAGAAACTTCTCCTACTTTGTCACAAAAAAATCTCCATTTAAAAGACTCACAAGAAGCCAATCAGATTGTAAACTCTGATATCCAAAAATTATTATCTACAATACAAGAAAGCTCAAAAAGTATAGAAAGCAAAAATGAAATCAATACACTAGAGCAAGCTCAAAAAATATTGTCTTCTCCTAAAACAGAGTTTACAAAGGCTGAACTAGAGACATTACAAAAAGCATTTAGCATTATCATAAAAGAAAACAAAGTCATTCAGAGTAGTGATAGTGAAGAAAGTAAGGCTAATAAAAGTCAAATACCTTCAGAAGGTTTAATTAAGCATTCTAATTCCATAGAAGAAAGTCCCAATACTATGTTACAAAACAACCTCGATTCAAAAGGTTCACAAGAAACCACTCAGATTGTCAATCCTGATATCCAAAAATTATTACAATTAATAGAAGAAAACTCAAAAAGTATAGAAAACAAAGATGAAATCAACACACTAGAACTATCCCAAACAATACTAAATTCTTCAAAAACCCAACCTATAAATGGAGATAAAAAAGAGTTATTAATTGAAGCACAAAAAATATTATCTTCCTCTAAAACAACATTTACACCTGAGGAATTAAATATAATTAAAACTGCTCTTGGTATAACTACCAATAATAATCCAAAGGCAGGAAAACCTTCATCAAATACAATAGGAGAAACAACTTTTATAGCCAATTCCTTGATTAAGGGAAACATTGATAAAACAAAGAATAATAAAACTGAGAATAATAATTCTATAAAATCAAAACAATTTGATCAGAAAGCAGAGATTTCAAACACAAAAAACAACCTTGGTAAGAATGTGTATTTTGATCCTTATGAAACCAGAAAAAGCAACATCAATAAAGATAAAAACTCTGATTTACAAAAAGATAATACTGTTAAACTTACGCCACCTAGCAATTTAGAAGATACCAGCAAGAATTTAAATATCGAACAATTAAAAACCACTCAAAGTACTAATGAAATAGATTTAAAATCCTTACAAATCAACAAAAATAATATACAAGACAGTATCCCTGCAACCAATCTAAAAGATTTAAACGCTCAAATAAAGGAAGTAATTATCTCCAAAAACACTCAAACTTTTTTAAACGAAAGTTTCTCAGTCAAAATATCTCCTCCAGAATTAGGAAAAGTCGATATTCAAATCTTAAAAAACGGGCAGGCTGTAACTGTTAACATATCAACGGAAACCGAAAACGCAAAAAATATTATATCAAAAACGTTACAATCTTTAGTTGGAAATTTAAGGGATGAAGGATACCAACCTATTAGTATAAAAGTGAATGTCACACAAGAAGAACATTATTTAGCCGATCAAAATCAACAACATCAACAAGAGCAAGAGCAGAAAAAATACCATGAAGAAGATCATAATGGCGATCAGTCAGAAGAAGGAACTTACTACACCTTTGATGAATATTTAAGGAGTGATTTGAATGCTTAACTCAGTATCGATGGATTCTATATATCAAAGTACATATGATGCAAAAAAAGACAGAGAAATCAAAAAAGAATTAGACAAAGAAGCTTTTTTACAACTGTTGATTACAGAATTACAAAACCAAGATCCAACACAACCGATGGAAAACAAAGATCTTGTAGCTCAGCTTTCACAGCTTTCTTCCACTGAACAAATAACCAATATGAGCCAGGCAATTCAGGAAATGGTTAACTCCCAAATGTCGCTCAATAAATTGCAAGCTGCAAGCTTGATTGGAAAAACTGTTGTAGTGAATGACAACACTATTGACTTGCAAAGTGGGGTAGCAGAAGGATTAAACTATGGATTAGATAACAGCTCCCAAGTATATTTAGAGATTTACAATTCAAATGGACAATTAGTTTACGCAGAAGATTTAGGCATGCAAGAAGCAGGCTTACACTCATATGTCTGGAGCGGAAGAAACAACGATGGAACTATGATGCCTGATGGAGAATATCTCTATGGAATTTACACTATAGAAAATGGTCAAATGGTAGCAAATACCGGTGTAAAAACTGGAATTGTCGAAGCCGTAAAGTTCTTAGACAATGAACTTTACCTACTTATCAACGGTGAAATGTATCCTTATTCGGTAGTGAATGAGATTAGCGCCTAAAATAAAATTATTAAAAATTATTATTGATAGGAGGAGTATAACATGCTGGGATCAATTTACTCTGGAATCACAGGTTTAAGGAATTTTCAGGATCAACTCGACATAGTTGCAAACAATATCGCTAACGTTAATACAGTAGGCTACAAAGGTTCAAGGGCAACATTTCAAACACTGCTTTTTCAAAACTTACGTTCAGGAATCGCACCTCAAAACCAATTAGGTGGGGTAAACCCCATGCAAATTGGAGCAGGATCACAATTAGCTTCTATAGACAAAATAATGACACAAGGTTCTCCTATGTCTACAGGTAAAGTTACCGATCTTATGATTCAAGGGGAAGGCTTTTTTATACTTTCAGATGGAACAGATCAATACTATACACGAGCAGGCAACTTTACTAGAGATTACAACGGTTTCTTTTTAGAACCAGCAACCGGCATGAAATTACAAGGTTGGACAGCACAAGTTGATGAAGAAGGAAATAGGTTCATTGATACCAACGAACCCATAGGAAATATCCAAGTGTCAGCCAATCAAATAATGGAGGCGACAGAAACATCTTTTGTAGCTCTCGCAAATAATTTAAACGCTGGTGTAGGTATCCAGGACACAACAATCGTCGTTAAGAGTGCAACAGGTGAAAGTATACCCATCAAATTTTCTTTCACAAGGGATATGAGTAGCGAAGAAAACAAGGATAAAAATGTTTACAATTGGACGGCAAGTGTAGTTGGTTCTGATTACAAATTCGCAGTTGACGATGGTTCGGGCAATTTAACTTCAACTACCCAAATTAGCGGAAAAGTTGAGCTTGACGATACGGGAAATGTAATTAATTGGGTTAATTACGATAGCAATGGAGTCGCTATAGATAGTAGTAAGATTTCAATTTTTGACATAAACGGTGAAATAGTCGATGGAAACGGCGCCCCTGTTTCTCTAGGGGCTTCAGTCCCAGTTTCTGCAAGCCTCGAAGGAAGTATTAGTGTAGTAGACAAAGATAACAAAGCGGTTTATTATGATCCAACTAGTACAAAAGTTTCTTTTATCGATACTGATAATGATGGCTATGCAGATCGAGTTAAAATAACTTTGACCACGGAAGATGGTGATAGTTTAACTTTTGAAAAAGATGAAGCCGATTTTGCAATTGAATCTGCAGATGGAAAAATTACGATTGGTGAATTCAAAAGTTTACTGTCAAAGGGAATAGAGCATAAGGTTGTCAATGACACTGTAGATTACACCCTCAAAGGGTTGAATCTGACAGGAGGCACAGATACAGATATTCTCACTATTCAGACTATTTCCGACCTAAAATCCGAGATTGACCCTAAATCTGTAATTACATCTGCTTTAGTTCCTGCAACCCTGGAGGGAAGTATTAGTATGACAAACGGATCTGGAGATCCGGTTTATTTTCCTCCGCAAAATATAACAGTTGAGTTTAAAGATACGGATAGTAACGGCAATGCAGATCAAGTTAAGATAATTCTAAAGGATTCAAACGATACTAAGTGGACTTTTACAAAAGATGAAGCCGACTTTGCAATTGGAACTGCAGATGGAGAAATTACAATTGAAGAATTCAACGATTTATTATCAAATGGAATAACAGATACGAGTAGCACTTACACCCTCAAAGGATTGCAGCTTACAGGAGGAGACCTTTCAGATACTATCGATGTTCAGGTTCTTGATGGCGTACAATCTGTTGGTGTCCCTGTTCCTGCAGACGCCGCTACTCCTGTTTCTTCAAACCTCACAGGAAGCATTGGTGTTACAGATAACACAACGGGAGAAACGGTTTATTATGATCCCGAAGATATTGATATTGAGTTTGTAGGTACTGAAGTTTCGATAACACTCACCAAGAAAGATGAAACTCCTTTAACTTTTACAGTCGATGCAACCTCCTTTGGAGATAATAATGGAAAATTTTCAATTGAAGAATTCAACGATTTATTGTCAGAGGGGATAAAAGATGTCACTAATTTTTATACCCTTACAGGGTTACGATTAGTTGGAGACTCAGATACATATATTGTCAATAATCAGTCTCTTTCCGACTTAAAATCTGTCAGAGAGGTAATTCAACCACCTTCAGGTGGAGCAATAAGGTTCACAGATCTCAACAACCCAACCAACTTTTCAGAAGCTGAGTATGTAAACCCATCTGTTACAACGTCAACCGTAGTATACGATTCTCTTGGTAATCCTTACAATGCCTATTTGAAATTCTCAAAAATAGATGCCAACACTTGGTATTGGAAGGCAGAATTAGAAGATGGGCACCCATTATTTAAAAGTACCGCCGATGGTCAGTTACTCGACGATCCCGCCGAAGGGGTAATTGCTTTTGATTCAAACGGTAACATAGCTGCAACTCAATGGAAAATCAACCCTGACGGTACCATAGATCAAGATCTCAAAGATGGCGATAATGGAGCAGCAGGTTTCTGGTTTGACCCAGCAAAGGTGGGAGCTGCTTTAAATGAGGAGGTTGATCCCGAATCAGCAGCGGCTGCAGGTCCCGTTAACGTTTCGATTAATTTCCAAGAACTCACTCAGTTTTTTGCAGAAAATTCTATAGCGGTTACCGAACAAGATGGAAATGCCCAAGGAACTTTAGAATCTTTTGCTATAGATAACAATGGACTTATTATAGCGTCTTTCACAAACGGTTTAACAGCCCCATTAGGGCAAATTGCCTTAGCCACTTTTAACAACCCTGAAGGTTTATCAGCTACGGGTAACTCTATGTACGCTTTGAGCCCAAACAGTGGAACTCCTCAAATAGGTATTTCTGGAGTTGGGGGAAGAGGTAGTATCAATTCAGGAGCTTTGGAAATGTCGAATGTGGATTTGGCAGAAGAGTTCACCAACATGATCATAGCTCAAAGAGGATTCCAAGCAAATTCAAGGAGTATAACTACGGCAGATGCGATCCTTAATGAAATTATAAACATCAAGAGATAATTATACTCTTTATAGGGGCGGGCTGCGGGGCAAAGGGACGCTAAAACGGGTTTTAGAGTTTCTAAAGTGAACAATTTTTGGAGGTTAAGATGATTAAACTCACAAAATTAAACGATGAAGAATTTTATATAAACCCTTATCAAATTGAAAAGATAGAGTGTCACCCTGATACAACCATAACAATGATGAACGGACATGTTTATGTCGTTAAAGAAAGTATTGATGAAGTTAAGAAAAAAGTGGTAGAATTAAATAAGGAAATTTTTGGCAAATAAAGTATGTATTATTTTTGAGCAAACTTTTTATAATTGGAATAGTGCAAAACAAGAGGTGGGATAGTTGTGGATATATCGACAATAATCGGTTTATCTTTAGCGATAGTTGCACTAGTAGTAGGTGCAGGTAGTGAATTTACAACTTTACTAGATATACCTTCTTTTTTTATAACTGTGTTGGGATCTATTGGTGCAACATTCATCGCCCATCCAAGTTCAAGGTCTTTTAAAATATTTAACATTATCATTGAAGCCTTGAAAAATCCTAAGATCGACAACCTTGAAACATTAAGGATCTTATACTCGTTTTCTGAAAAAGCAAGACGGGATGGCATGATATCTTTAGAAGAAGATTTACCCAGTGTTCAAAGTGAATTTTTACGAGACGGTTTGAGAGCCGCCGTTGATGGAACAGATCCAGAAGAGATTAAAAAAATATTAGAAGTGAAGATGGATATGTACCAAGAAACAGAGGAAGATAAGATCTCAGTTTTGGATACGTGGGGAGCTATGGCTCCGGCCTTTGGTATGATAGGAACTTTAATAGGATTAGTTTTGTTGCTAGATACTCTTAGTGATCCAACAACTATTGGGCCGAGAATGTCTCTCGCCCTTATTACAACGTTATACGGTGCTCTTATAGCAAACACCATTGCTCTCCCACCCGCTGAAAAACTAAAAAAAAGGGTGGATAAAAATATCAACCAAATGCGAATGATGTTAGAAGGCATATTATCTATAGTACAAGGTGAAAATCCACATTTGATGGAAGAAAAACTAAAGGCATTTCTCAGTGAAGAAGAAAGACGTGCCTATGAGGCAGAAAAAGGTGAAGCTGTTTTGTAATGTAGAGGTGATATTTTATGCCTAGAAAGAAAAGAGAAAAGAAAGGTGAAGCTTCATGGATGCAAACTTTTAGCGATATGACTACTCTGTTGTTGACAATGTTTATCGCCTTGTTTTCTATGGCTACTATATCACCGGGAAAATTTCAACAGGCGGTTGTTAGTTTACAAAGTGTATTTGAAGGTCAACCAATTGGGGTACTAGTCGGAGGCAGAAGTATTTCCGAAGAACCTTTGATTACTTCTAATCCCGGAATTAGGCAAGAATTATTAAAAATTATAGAAGACGAGAAGTATAAGGGAAAAATCACTATTGAGGAAACGGATAAAGGGACGATAATATCTATGAGAGACATCGCCTTTTTTAAAACAGGGAGCGCTGAATTAACCGCCGAAGCTAAAGAGCTGTTGTATAGTATAGGTACAATAATATTAGAACACACATCTAACGCTATAGAAGTTTATGGTTTTACGGATGATCGACCAGTTTTATCTTCAAGTTTATATCCTTCTAATTGGCATTTGAGTGCAGCTAGAGCGGCAAGTGTAGTTAGTTTTTTTACCACTGAATTAAAAAATAGAAGGTTGGTAGAAAAGATGGCTGAGATTAATTCTGGACAATTTGATATAGATTATTTTTATAATTCAGATAGATTTTTCCCAATCGGTTTGGGAGATAGTGAAATAACGAAAGAAATTAACCTGTTAAAGACGGAAATTGATTCACGAAAATCCCTTGCATTTGATCAATTCACAAAAGGAGAAATAAATTCTGCACAGTTACAGCAAATTGAAAAAGAATTAGAAAACGAATATAATACAAGATTGAATGAATTAAGACAAAAATATAGAAGAATAGATATTCTTATACTAAGGCAAAGAGTAAGATAAATGCAAGACAGTGGAGGCGAAAGGTTTTGGAAAATGATAATATAAGTTCAGAAGAGGGAAAAACTAGAAGATCGAGACCATCTTTTTTAATGACTTTAATAATAGTCATAGTCGTTGCTTTAATAATATCAGGAATTACATCTTTTTTTATAGTGAGAATTTTAACATCAAATGTTTCTTCAAGTTCTGAGCAATCTTCCCAAGTATCCGCTACAACCCCTGCTAGAGTAGTTCTAATTACAGAAGGATCCAGATATACTATGATGTTAAAAGGAGGATATGACGTCGCTGTTGTAGATTCATTACAGTTAGATGTTGGAAGTAATCAAGCAAGAGATTTAATAACTTCCAACCGCTTAGAGGTGTTAGAGGCTATACGAATGATATTTATGAATAAAACAAGAGGTGAACTTTCAACTCCACAAGGAATAGAGCTAACTAAGAAACAAATTAAAGACACGATAAATGAAATACTGGGATTTACAGGCGAAAGGGAAAGTTTGGGAGTTATAAAGGTGACAATGATTTTAATGACTATAACAACGAGTCAATAATGATTGGTTAAGTGTAAACATTAAGGGGCAAGCCCCTTAAGATCCCCAAAACCTATTTCAATTAAAAAATTTTTTCACAACACAGCAAAAGGGTAAGCTCCTTAAGATCCCCAAAACCTATTTCAATTAAAAAATTTTTTCACAATGCGGCAAACTTAAAAGAGCTATTTTGTACAGATCAGCAAAATGAAAAAGAGGTGTTTTTATGCCTGAAGATGAAACCCTTACACAGGAAGAAATAGATAGTATTTTAAAATCAATGAGTTCTGGGGAGACTCCCGAAGAAGTTCTTGAAGAATATCAAGAAGAAGAAAGAAGAATCAAAGATTACGACTTTAGAAGGCCGATGAAGTTTTCTAGAGAGCAACTAAGAACTCTTCAATTAATTCATGAAAGTTTTGCAAGAGAGCTATCTACTTATCTTTCAGGCAGAAGCAGAACATTTGTCGATGTTAAATATGCCAGCATTGATCAAATCACTTTTTCGGAATTCCAAAAATCATTGAACTCACCGACGTTTATTGTTATTTTTTCGTCCGAAGCTTTTTCAGGAAGCGCTATTTTGCAAATGGGCTTAGACTTAGGATACGTTATAATAGACAGACTTTTAGGAGGACCAGGAAACACTCTTGAAGAGATTCGGCCTCCGACGGAGATAGAAATGAACATTTTGAGAAAAGAAGCTGGAGTTATGCTGAGAATGCTATCAAAATCTTGGTCAAATATAGAGGAATTTGATGCCAATTTGGAAAATTTAGAAACTAATCCCCAATTTGTTCAAGTTGCTCCTTCAAATGAGATGACAATTCTTATAACTTTATCTGTTACGATAAAAAACGTACAGGGATTTGTGAATCTTTGTTTCCCTTCTTCTTCGTTGGAACCTTTGAACGATAAATTAACAACAAGAATGTGGACAACCTCCTACAGACATACCGAAGAATTTAAGGAGAATCTAAGACAAACGTTGCTACTTTCAAAGTTAAATTTATCCGCAATACTTGGCAAAACAGAGATATATTTAAACGATTTTTTGAATATGGAAGTTGGTGATGTAATCCGCTTAGATTCTTTTTACGACGAGCCAATAGATTTAGAAATTGAAGAAAGACCTATATTCAAAGTGAATGTAGGTAAAAGTAAAGGTTTTTACAGTGTAAAGGTCGTCGAGAAGAATAAAGAGCTTTTAGAAAGACTTCTTGTTGAAGAAAGCATGAAAAAAAAGACAAAAAAGCAAGATTCTTCTGAAAAAAGTGAAACTACAGAAAAAACAGGAGATGAATAAAATGCCTGAAAACGAAGATCGATTTTTAAATCAAGATGAATTGGATTCATTATTAAAAGGAATAAATAACACCGATGATCCAAAACAAAAAGAAGATGATGAAGCCTCAACTGTGGATGATAAATTGGACACACTTTTGGATATGATAGGCGAAATTGCAAATATCACAATGGGTTCTGGAGCTACGACCCTTTCAACTTTGCTGAGAAGAAAGATAGAAATCCAATATCCCCAAACAAATATTATAAAATTTAAGAATATAACAACCAATTTTGAAGGAGAAAATGTTGTCGTTACAGTAGAGTACAAAAGAGGATTGTATGGTTTGAACACGTTAGTATTGCCTCTGAATTTAACCAATATAATAGCAGATTTAATGCTAGGAAAAGATGTAGAAAATATCGAAGAAAGAGAATTAGACGATATTAGTTTAAGTGCTGTTTCCGAAGCGATGAACCAAATGATGGGTACAGCTTCAACTGCCTTATCGGATTTTCTAAAAACAAATATCGATATTTCTCCACCAAACAGTCGAGTACTGAATTTTTCGGATCCAAATATAGAATTTCCTCCGATAGAAACTGACAAGGAAGCTTATGTTATATCCATAAAGTTCAACGTAAAAATCACTGGAATAGCTGAAACAACGTTCTGGCAATTTATACCCATGAAATTTGCTCAAAAGATTAAAGAACTTATGGAAAAAACTTTTGGTAAGAGAAAAGTTAAAGAAGAAGGCTCAAAAAGTTCAAATGTGGAAGAAAAAAGCAATTCTAACGTGATCAAAGAGAAAAAAGTCAAGGTTCAACCCGTAGAATTCAGTGAATTTGAAAAAAGGGAAGAACCTATCTCCCAAAATATAGATCTATCAAAATTGGAACTTTTGCTTGATGTTCCTTTAGAAATAAAAGTTGAGTTAGGATCAACTAAATTAAATCTTAGAGAAATCTTAGAGTTACATGAAGGCTCAATGATACAGTTAAATAAATTGGCAGGTGAACCATTGGATATTTATGCCAACGGAAGATTAATAGCTAGAGGTGAAGTTGTTGTTATTGATGAAAACTTTGGAATTAGGGTAACAGAAATCGTTTCATTAAGAGAAAGGATGAAAACTCTGAAATGATAAACAAGAAATATTTACTCTTTTCTTTGCTTGTTTTTTCTTCCTTTATATTTGCTCAACCAAACTTAGAAGGCATTTTAGAGAGTTACTTGGGTTACAAAAAATTAATATTTGATATTGATATTCAGTTTCAAATAACTGATATTAAAGAAATTTCCGCACAATTAAGCTATATAGATAACAGATATATAATATTTACCTTTGAAAAACCATCCTTATTTAAAAATATTTATTATTGTTATGATCTTTTCGATACGGTTTTTTACACAAACGTTCGTGATGAAGTAGATAAATACGATCAAATATCTGTACGTACTGCTACTATCCCTGAATTACTTTCATCTTTCCTACCGTTTTTTAAACCAGAAAATTTTGATGTAGTGGTGACAGAAGAAGGGGTATATGAGATTCAACAGTACATTCCGAAAACCAGAAATTTCTTAAAATTGCTTAATATAGACTTTACCAAATTCAATATTTACTATTTTAAACCATATGAAAATATAAAGATTCTAGAAAAGTTAGAAATTTTGAATTCCGAGGAGAATAAAAAGATCATAATAGACATCAAAGAAATTGCACCTTTGTCTGATGAAGAAGGAGATGCCACACTGAACAAAATTCTAAAATCTTCCTAGTTTCATTATAAATGAGCTAAATCTGGCAAGGAATAATCTGCGTACCTTTTTTCCATATCCTCCCCGTTTTTCTTTCTTTTCAAATAGCTCAATTGTTCTCTCAAAAGCTTTTTCCCTTCTGGTTTCCCATGCCCTGGAAAAACCATTTTTATATCTAGGGAAGATAAGCTATTTAATCTAGATATCCACTCGTCAACATTGGAATTAAGAATTTCTGCATGCACCTTAGAAAATACTAGATCACCACTTATCAAATATCCTTGTGGTTTAAGGATATAGATTGTTGAATCTAAAGTATGTCCACCTATATTTTCTGCTGATAAAATTTGTTCTTTTAAGAAAAGAAAAATAGAATTCTCAAAAATGACGATGTTTTTTTCTTTTAAGGCCTCTTTGAAATTGTTGAAGTTATAGTCCGCTATCTTTGAACTCTCTTTTAAAAAAGTAGTATCCAAAGTATCAAGAAAGTCCAATGTTTTTCTGTTCATATATAAATCAAATTTACGTTTGCTAAAAATAGCTCCAAAGGTGTGATCAGGGTGAAAATGAGTGAAAAAAACTTTTTTTAATTTTTTTGAAGTACGTTCTTCTACTATTTTAACCATATCTTCAAACTTTCTTGGATAAAGTGAACTATCAAAGGCTATCAATCCATCATCATATTCTAAAAACGTAACAGAACTTGCACCATTTTCGAACCAAAAATTATAAACGTTATCGTAACTTTCAAACACAAAAATCACCTCTAAAAATAAATAATTAGCGCCCCTTTTTTATTTTTTAAGTTCTCTTATATTTTTTCGATGAAAATAATTGATATTCCTTGAATCACGTGATATAATTTTGTTAGGAATACTAATCAATTTGGGTAGGTGAATCTTTTGATCAAAGAGTTTATTAAAAAATACTGGTGGAGATACCTCATTGGAATTCTCTTTCTTATCACCGTTGATATCATTCAGCTGTTTATTCCAAGACAAATTGGAAGCATAGTAGATCTACTAAATACTCAATCCCCAAACCTTAACCAAATTAAAACATTGGTGTTTGGAATAATCATGTTAGCTCTAGGCTTAGGTATTGGTAGAGTTTTCTGGAGGATTTCAATTATTGGAGCAGCCAGACTTTTTGAGTATAAAAGCTGGAAGAAAATGTTCAATCACATCATCGGATTGGACCAAGATTTTTTTGACAAATGGAGAA
This window contains:
- a CDS encoding flagellar hook assembly protein FlgD, whose protein sequence is MLNSVSMDSIYQSTYDAKKDREIKKELDKEAFLQLLITELQNQDPTQPMENKDLVAQLSQLSSTEQITNMSQAIQEMVNSQMSLNKLQAASLIGKTVVVNDNTIDLQSGVAEGLNYGLDNSSQVYLEIYNSNGQLVYAEDLGMQEAGLHSYVWSGRNNDGTMMPDGEYLYGIYTIENGQMVANTGVKTGIVEAVKFLDNELYLLINGEMYPYSVVNEISA
- a CDS encoding flagellar hook-length control protein FliK gives rise to the protein NNNNNNNDSNKFLIKTDEKSNNELLVTLNMNDSKDLIISNTKKAKSIHLDVDQLLLLIETSIKNTKDIDQKELLTQAQKILSSPKTEFTEDDLEVLQKALSIITKESKDSKGSNSEIPLEGLIKHSKSTKETPPTLSQNSLDSKGSQETNQILQSDIRKLLQLTEESLESVKNKDEINTLEQAQKILSSPKTKFTRSELETLQKAFSIIIKENKVIQSSNSEESKANKSQIPSEGLIKPSKFTEKDPTIMLQRKLPSNGSQRTNQIVNSDIRELLSTIQESSKNTENKNEFNKSANGIDGKELLNQAQETGAPTKIQFTEEDKRELLIQAQKILSSPKTEFTKAELETLQKALSIIIKEIKDSQPINNELPSEGLIKHSKFTEKDPTILSQNSLDSKASQEADQIVNPDIQKLLQLIEESSKNTENKDEINLEEAQKILISSKPELTKEDKRELLIQAQKILSSPKTEFTKAELETLQKALSIIIKENKVIQSSDSEESKANKSQIPSEGLIKHSNSIEETSPTLSQKNLHLKDSQEANQIVNSDIQKLLSTIQESSKSIESKNEINTLEQAQKILSSPKTEFTKAELETLQKAFSIIIKENKVIQSSDSEESKANKSQIPSEGLIKHSNSIEESPNTMLQNNLDSKGSQETTQIVNPDIQKLLQLIEENSKSIENKDEINTLELSQTILNSSKTQPINGDKKELLIEAQKILSSSKTTFTPEELNIIKTALGITTNNNPKAGKPSSNTIGETTFIANSLIKGNIDKTKNNKTENNNSIKSKQFDQKAEISNTKNNLGKNVYFDPYETRKSNINKDKNSDLQKDNTVKLTPPSNLEDTSKNLNIEQLKTTQSTNEIDLKSLQINKNNIQDSIPATNLKDLNAQIKEVIISKNTQTFLNESFSVKISPPELGKVDIQILKNGQAVTVNISTETENAKNIISKTLQSLVGNLRDEGYQPISIKVNVTQEEHYLADQNQQHQQEQEQKKYHEEDHNGDQSEEGTYYTFDEYLRSDLNA
- a CDS encoding flagellar FlbD family protein, with protein sequence MIKLTKLNDEEFYINPYQIEKIECHPDTTITMMNGHVYVVKESIDEVKKKVVELNKEIFGK
- a CDS encoding flagellar hook-basal body complex protein, with the translated sequence MLGSIYSGITGLRNFQDQLDIVANNIANVNTVGYKGSRATFQTLLFQNLRSGIAPQNQLGGVNPMQIGAGSQLASIDKIMTQGSPMSTGKVTDLMIQGEGFFILSDGTDQYYTRAGNFTRDYNGFFLEPATGMKLQGWTAQVDEEGNRFIDTNEPIGNIQVSANQIMEATETSFVALANNLNAGVGIQDTTIVVKSATGESIPIKFSFTRDMSSEENKDKNVYNWTASVVGSDYKFAVDDGSGNLTSTTQISGKVELDDTGNVINWVNYDSNGVAIDSSKISIFDINGEIVDGNGAPVSLGASVPVSASLEGSISVVDKDNKAVYYDPTSTKVSFIDTDNDGYADRVKITLTTEDGDSLTFEKDEADFAIESADGKITIGEFKSLLSKGIEHKVVNDTVDYTLKGLNLTGGTDTDILTIQTISDLKSEIDPKSVITSALVPATLEGSISMTNGSGDPVYFPPQNITVEFKDTDSNGNADQVKIILKDSNDTKWTFTKDEADFAIGTADGEITIEEFNDLLSNGITDTSSTYTLKGLQLTGGDLSDTIDVQVLDGVQSVGVPVPADAATPVSSNLTGSIGVTDNTTGETVYYDPEDIDIEFVGTEVSITLTKKDETPLTFTVDATSFGDNNGKFSIEEFNDLLSEGIKDVTNFYTLTGLRLVGDSDTYIVNNQSLSDLKSVREVIQPPSGGAIRFTDLNNPTNFSEAEYVNPSVTTSTVVYDSLGNPYNAYLKFSKIDANTWYWKAELEDGHPLFKSTADGQLLDDPAEGVIAFDSNGNIAATQWKINPDGTIDQDLKDGDNGAAGFWFDPAKVGAALNEEVDPESAAAAGPVNVSINFQELTQFFAENSIAVTEQDGNAQGTLESFAIDNNGLIIASFTNGLTAPLGQIALATFNNPEGLSATGNSMYALSPNSGTPQIGISGVGGRGSINSGALEMSNVDLAEEFTNMIIAQRGFQANSRSITTADAILNEIINIKR